A portion of the Ascaphus truei isolate aAscTru1 chromosome 14, aAscTru1.hap1, whole genome shotgun sequence genome contains these proteins:
- the VEGFB gene encoding vascular endothelial growth factor B isoform X2 produces the protein MESGLASSVLWLAVLLHCTCTQVLGPQTPDTQILGEVTPWMDIYNRSHCHINNNNNTGVLPVSVTPWMDIYNRSHCHINNNNNTGVLPVSVTPWMDIYNRSHCQPRWLLLSILSEFPEHSDFLFLPSCVSVQRCAGCCSDEALRCVPTHTHSVTMQVIKTKFSRSELMEISVTQHKHCQCRLSAPGVNKGKKRRRKGKRGRETPTIPRSLCHLCPQHGTLNPETCKCDCLQSEEHCHQQTQRLNKERCRCEELRR, from the exons ATGGAGAGTGGGCTGGCCAGTTCTGTATTGTGGCTAGCAGTTTTACTGCACTGTACCTGTACCCAG GTCCTGGGGCCACAGACTCCGGATACCCAGATATTAGGAgaag TCACCCCCTGGATGGATATATATAACCGCAGTCACTgtcatattaataataataataacaccggGGTTCTCCCTGTCTCAGTCACCCCCTGGATGGATATATATAACCGCAGTCACTgtcatattaataataataataataccggggTTCTCCCTGTCTCAGTCACCCCCTGGATGGATATATATAACCGCAGTCACTGCCAGCCCCGCTGGCTCTTGCTCAGCATCCTGTCGGAATTTCCGGAGCACTCGGACTTCCTGTTCCTCCCGTCCTGCGTGTCTGTGCAGCGCTGTGCGGGATGCTGCTCGGATGAAGCATTGCGCTGTGTCCCCACGCACACGCACAGCGTCACCATGCAG GTCATAAAGACAAAATTCTCCCGGTCGGAGCTAATGGAGATATCAGTAACTCAGCATAAGCACTGTCAGTGCAG ACTCTCAGCACCCGGTGTAAATAAAgggaagaaaagaagaagaaaagggaagagaggaagagaaaccCCCACAATCCCCAG gTCTCTCTGTCACCTCTGTCCCCAGCACGGAACGTTGAACCCCGAGACCTGTAAGTGCGATTGTCTGCAAAGCGAGGAGCATTGTCACCAACAGACACAAAGGCTGAACAAGGAGCGCTGcag GTGTGAGGAGCTCAGGAGGTGA
- the VEGFB gene encoding vascular endothelial growth factor B isoform X1: MESGLASSVLWLAVLLHCTCTQVLGPQTPDTQILGEVTPWMDIYNRSHCHINNNNNTGVLPVSVTPWMDIYNRSHCHINNNNNTGVLPVSVTPWMDIYNRSHCQPRWLLLSILSEFPEHSDFLFLPSCVSVQRCAGCCSDEALRCVPTHTHSVTMQVIKTKFSRSELMEISVTQHKHCQCRPKRSVRLKPERLSAPGVNKGKKRRRKGKRGRETPTIPRSLCHLCPQHGTLNPETCKCDCLQSEEHCHQQTQRLNKERCRCEELRR, encoded by the exons ATGGAGAGTGGGCTGGCCAGTTCTGTATTGTGGCTAGCAGTTTTACTGCACTGTACCTGTACCCAG GTCCTGGGGCCACAGACTCCGGATACCCAGATATTAGGAgaag TCACCCCCTGGATGGATATATATAACCGCAGTCACTgtcatattaataataataataacaccggGGTTCTCCCTGTCTCAGTCACCCCCTGGATGGATATATATAACCGCAGTCACTgtcatattaataataataataataccggggTTCTCCCTGTCTCAGTCACCCCCTGGATGGATATATATAACCGCAGTCACTGCCAGCCCCGCTGGCTCTTGCTCAGCATCCTGTCGGAATTTCCGGAGCACTCGGACTTCCTGTTCCTCCCGTCCTGCGTGTCTGTGCAGCGCTGTGCGGGATGCTGCTCGGATGAAGCATTGCGCTGTGTCCCCACGCACACGCACAGCGTCACCATGCAG GTCATAAAGACAAAATTCTCCCGGTCGGAGCTAATGGAGATATCAGTAACTCAGCATAAGCACTGTCAGTGCAG ACCAAAAAGAAGCGTCAGATTAAAGCCGGAGAG ACTCTCAGCACCCGGTGTAAATAAAgggaagaaaagaagaagaaaagggaagagaggaagagaaaccCCCACAATCCCCAG gTCTCTCTGTCACCTCTGTCCCCAGCACGGAACGTTGAACCCCGAGACCTGTAAGTGCGATTGTCTGCAAAGCGAGGAGCATTGTCACCAACAGACACAAAGGCTGAACAAGGAGCGCTGcag GTGTGAGGAGCTCAGGAGGTGA
- the VEGFB gene encoding vascular endothelial growth factor B isoform X3: MESGLASSVLWLAVLLHCTCTQVLGPQTPDTQILGEVTPWMDIYNRSHCQPRWLLLSILSEFPEHSDFLFLPSCVSVQRCAGCCSDEALRCVPTHTHSVTMQVIKTKFSRSELMEISVTQHKHCQCRPKRSVRLKPERLSAPGVNKGKKRRRKGKRGRETPTIPRSLCHLCPQHGTLNPETCKCDCLQSEEHCHQQTQRLNKERCRCEELRR, encoded by the exons ATGGAGAGTGGGCTGGCCAGTTCTGTATTGTGGCTAGCAGTTTTACTGCACTGTACCTGTACCCAG GTCCTGGGGCCACAGACTCCGGATACCCAGATATTAGGAgaag TCACCCCCTGGATGGATATATATAACCGCAGTCACTGCCAGCCCCGCTGGCTCTTGCTCAGCATCCTGTCGGAATTTCCGGAGCACTCGGACTTCCTGTTCCTCCCGTCCTGCGTGTCTGTGCAGCGCTGTGCGGGATGCTGCTCGGATGAAGCATTGCGCTGTGTCCCCACGCACACGCACAGCGTCACCATGCAG GTCATAAAGACAAAATTCTCCCGGTCGGAGCTAATGGAGATATCAGTAACTCAGCATAAGCACTGTCAGTGCAG ACCAAAAAGAAGCGTCAGATTAAAGCCGGAGAG ACTCTCAGCACCCGGTGTAAATAAAgggaagaaaagaagaagaaaagggaagagaggaagagaaaccCCCACAATCCCCAG gTCTCTCTGTCACCTCTGTCCCCAGCACGGAACGTTGAACCCCGAGACCTGTAAGTGCGATTGTCTGCAAAGCGAGGAGCATTGTCACCAACAGACACAAAGGCTGAACAAGGAGCGCTGcag GTGTGAGGAGCTCAGGAGGTGA